The following are encoded together in the Balaenoptera acutorostrata chromosome 9, mBalAcu1.1, whole genome shotgun sequence genome:
- the MDK gene encoding midkine isoform X1, producing MQRRGFLLLALLALLALTSAVAKKKDKVKKGGPGSECAEWTWGPCTPSSKDCGVGFREGTCGAQTQRIRCRVPCNWKKEFGADCKYKFESWGACDGGTGTKARQGTLKKARYNAQCQETIRVTKPCTPKTKAKAKASFLTHSSPGGQQGRGESAHFSAKKGKGKD from the exons ATGCAGCGCCGAGGCTTCCTCCTCCTCGCCCTCCTCGCCCTGCTGGCGCTCACCTCCGCGGTGGCCAAAAAGAAAG ACAAAGTGAAGAAGGGAGGCCCGGGGAGCGAGTGCGCGGAGTGGACCTGGGGGCCCTGCACCCCCAGCAGCAAGGACTGCGGCGTGGGTTTCCGCGAGGGCACCTGCGGGGCCCAGACGCAACGCATCCGGTGCCGGGTGCCCTGTAACTGGAAGAAGGAGTTTGGAG CCGACTGCAAGTACAAGTTTGAGAGCTGGGGGGCATGTGATGGGGGCACAGGCACCAAAGCCCGCCAAGGCACCCTGAAGAAGGCGCGGTACAATGCCCAGTGCCAGGAGACCATCCGTGTGACCAAGCCCTGCACCCCCAAGACCAAAGCCAAGGCCAAAG CTTCATTCCTGACTCACAGCAGCCCTGGAGGCCAACAGGGCAGAGGGGAATCTGCCCACTTCTCAG ccaagaaagggaagggaaaggactAG
- the MDK gene encoding midkine isoform X2 codes for MQRRGFLLLALLALLALTSAVAKKKDKVKKGGPGSECAEWTWGPCTPSSKDCGVGFREGTCGAQTQRIRCRVPCNWKKEFGADCKYKFESWGACDGGTGTKARQGTLKKARYNAQCQETIRVTKPCTPKTKAKAKAKKGKGKD; via the exons ATGCAGCGCCGAGGCTTCCTCCTCCTCGCCCTCCTCGCCCTGCTGGCGCTCACCTCCGCGGTGGCCAAAAAGAAAG ACAAAGTGAAGAAGGGAGGCCCGGGGAGCGAGTGCGCGGAGTGGACCTGGGGGCCCTGCACCCCCAGCAGCAAGGACTGCGGCGTGGGTTTCCGCGAGGGCACCTGCGGGGCCCAGACGCAACGCATCCGGTGCCGGGTGCCCTGTAACTGGAAGAAGGAGTTTGGAG CCGACTGCAAGTACAAGTTTGAGAGCTGGGGGGCATGTGATGGGGGCACAGGCACCAAAGCCCGCCAAGGCACCCTGAAGAAGGCGCGGTACAATGCCCAGTGCCAGGAGACCATCCGTGTGACCAAGCCCTGCACCCCCAAGACCAAAGCCAAGGCCAAAG ccaagaaagggaagggaaaggactAG